Proteins from one Camelina sativa cultivar DH55 chromosome 8, Cs, whole genome shotgun sequence genomic window:
- the LOC104708094 gene encoding putative ETHYLENE INSENSITIVE 3-like 4 protein — MVEVEEMEALSPDEEEEEEEEEISYDDLKRRMWKDRNLMEKLKQQKRHNNDVVSLTTHRAEASRRKKMARSQDSVLKYMMKIMEVCKAKGFVYGIVPEKGKPITGSSDSLRRWWKENIQFEQNAPDAITDYLTLAAAAAEIIDKSSSSSSLLHMLQDLQDTTLGSLLSALMQHCMPPQRRFPLEKGIAPPWWPTGTELWWGEQGLAHEHGAPPYRKPHDLRKSWKVSVLAAVIKHMSPNLGRVRRLARQSKSLQDKMMARETDTWSRVLNQEEALLNIKDLKISDDQYQESSGSKRKGEFVEPSKSVYTCQNSSCPKSDVSFGFGDKNSRTGHEIQCLYGPTQEPSQAPSIVTNTTSEDDYSENSSAMDKRSDDDHSNDVNWMDYFWLDRMQNELHCSRRFEDDDDNDGTGMELNQFTESDQSDNVNQSTFSVWDMVCEDKDIYSFDY, encoded by the coding sequence ATGGTGGAAGTCGAAGAAATGGAAGCACTTAGTCCcgacgaggaggaagaagaggaagaagaagaaataagctATGATGACCTCAAAAGACGCATGTGGAAAGACCGAAACCTAATGGAAAAGCTCAAGCAACAGAAACGGCACAACAACGACGTCGTTTCCTTAACAACGCACCGAGCGGAAGCTTCACGGCGCAAGAAGATGGCTCGTTCGCAGGACTCGGTGTTGAAGTACATGATGAAGATCATGGAGGTGTGTAAAGCGAAAGGGTTTGTCTACGGAATTGTACCGGAAAAAGGCAAACCAATAACCGGTTCGTCCGATAGCTTAAGACGTTGGTGGAAAGAAAACATTCAGTTCGAACAAAACGCTCCAGACGCTATCACTGATTACTTAACACTTGCTGCTGCGGCCGCAGAGATTATTGATAAGTCCTCATCATCATCGAGCTTATTACACATGTTACAAGATCTACAAGACACGACTCTTGGATCTTTACTATCGGCGTTAATGCAACACTGCATGCCGCCACAGCGGCGGTTTCCGTTAGAGAAAGGAATCGCTCCGCCGTGGTGGCCGACGGGGACGGAGCTTTGGTGGGGAGAGCAAGGATTAGCTCATGAGCACGGTGCGCCGCCCTATCGAAAGCCGCACGATTTGAGGAAATCGTGGAAAGTTAGTGTTCTCGCGGCTGTGATCAAACACATGTCACCGAATTTGGGAAGAGTACGACGTCTCGCGAGGCAATCCAAAAGCTTACAAGATAAAATGATGGCTAGAGAGACCGATACTTGGTCTCGTGTCTTAAACCAAGAAGAGGCCCTTCTAAATATCAAAGACCTCAAGATATCGGATGATCAATATCAAGAATCGTCGGGGTCTAAGAGAAAGGGTGAGTTTGTGGAACCGTCTAAGAGTGTTTACACTTGCCAAAACTCGAGTTGTCCTAAAAGTGATGTAAGTTTTGGATTCGGGGACAAGAACTCGAGGACGGGTCATGAGATACAGTGTCTATACGGGCCGACCCAAGAGCCGAGCCAGGCTCCAAGTATTGTTACTAATACGACTAGTGAAGATGATTACAGTGAGAACTCGAGTGCAATGGACAAGCGATCTGATGATGATCATAGCAACGATGTGAATTGGATGGATTATTTTTGGTTAGACAGGATGCAGAACGAGTTACATTGCTCTAGGAGAttcgaagatgatgatgataatgatggtACTGGAATGGAATTGAACCAATTTACAGAATCTGATCAATCGGACAACGTGAACCAGAGTACATTTTCAGTTTGGGACATGGTTTGTGAAGACAAAGACATATATAGCTTCGATTATTAG
- the LOC104708093 gene encoding protein DOWNSTREAM OF FLC, translating to MEMARSSVPLIAVLCVSLLPLAAMAVGTPFHIEGCVYCDTCRFGFETVATKYISGARVKIVCKDRVTLKSEVVGKAVTGPDGRYKVAIKGDRQDQQCLAELVHSPMSRCHEADPGRSTATVILTRSNGAASTRHYANAMGFFRDQPLRGCASLRKLYLADGDERAI from the exons ATGGAGATGGCTAGATCATCTGTACCTCTGATCGCTGTGCTATGCGTTTCGCTACTGCCACTTGCGGCTATGGCGGTTGGAACGCCATTCCACATTGAAGGATGTGTTTACTGCGACACTTGCCGCTTTGGATTCGAGACTGTCGCTACCAAATATATCTCAG GGGCAAGAGTGAAAATAGTATGCAAAGACAGAGTGACACTCAAGTCGGAGGTGGTCGGGAAGGCGGTGACGGGACCTGATGGGAGATACAAAGTCGCCATCAAAGGAGATCGACAGGACCAGCAGTGTCTGGCGGAGCTTGTCCACAGTCCTATGTCCCGCTGCCACGAGGCTGATCCTGGTAGAAGCACTGCTACAGTGATCCTCACGCGATCCAACGGCGCAGCATCTACTCGCCACTACGCCAACGCCATGGGTTTCTTCAGAGACCAACCTCTCCGTGGCTGCGCCTCTCTCCGCAAACTCTACCTTGCCGACGGCGATGAAAGGGctatttga
- the LOC104708092 gene encoding MADS-box protein FLOWERING LOCUS C, which yields MGRKKLEIKRIENKSSRQVTFSKRRNGLIEKARQLSVLCDASVALLVVSASGKLYSFSSGDNLVKILDRYGKQHADDLKALDLQSKALNYGSHHELLELVESNLVESNVNNVSVDALVLEEHLETALSVTSAKKTELMLKLVENLKEKEKLLKEENQVLASQMETNHVVGAEADMEMEMSPVGQISDNLPVTLPLLN from the exons ATGGGAAGGAAAAAACTAGAAATCAAGCGAATTGAGAACAAAAGTAGCCGACAAGTCACCTTCTCCAAACGTCGCAATGGTCTCATCGAGAAAGCTCGTCAGCTTTCTGTTCTCTGTGACGCATCCGTCGCTCTTCTCGTCGTCTCCGCCTCCGGCAAGCTCTACAGCTTCTCCTCCGGTGATAA CCTGGTCAAGATCCTTGATCGATATGGGAAACAACATGCTGATGATCTCAAAGCCTTG GATCTTCAGTCAAAAGCTCTGAACTATGGTTCGCACCATGAGCTACTAGAACTCGTGGaaag CAATCTTGTGGAATCAAATGTCAATAATGTAAGTGTCGATGCCCTCGTTCTGGAGGAACACCTTGAGACCGCCCTCTCCGTAACTAGTGCCAAGAAG ACAGAACTAATGTTGAAGCTTGTTGAGAACCTCAAAGAAAAG GAAAAATTGCTGAAAGAAGAGAACCAGGTTTTGGCTAGCCAG ATGGAGACGAATCATGTTGTTGGAGCAGAAGCTGATATGGAGATGGAGATGTCACCTGTTGGACAAATCTCCGACAATCTTCCGGTGACTCTCCCGCTGCTCAATTAG
- the LOC104708090 gene encoding protein UPSTREAM OF FLC, which translates to MEALRCRRGGRENNKSPERIIRSLNLQHQDEEELEEEVKTKKPIFRRVQVVYYLTRNGHLEHPHFIEVISPVNQPLRLRDVMNRLTVLRGKCMTSQYAWSCKRSYKNGFVWNDLAANDVIYPSDCAEYVLKGSEIADKFQEVHALSGPIQEAPKSRLLRSKPKPQNRTTSFDESELYIRAEQEEEEEEEEEDGEYELYEEKTSYTSSTTPQSRCSRGVSTETIESTDQKQNLSKKTEQDSQARTDSSELPRSNPVLEPRRRLDVSTRFEDGDPVEPGSGRASIWLQMISCGHIATKYYAPGVMNPRQKEESLRKGVLCKNIVKKAVVDDEREMIRFMSENPRFGNPQAEDKEYFSGSIVESVSQERVTVEPSLKRSNSFKEERSKIVEMADETKKKEERSIVKVKCIPRTCLMSSSKQIKK; encoded by the exons ATGGAAGCTTTAAGATGCAGAAGAGGAGGCAGAGAGAACAACAAAAGTCCAGAGAGGATAATAAGGTCTTTGAATCTTCAGcatcaagatgaagaagaactaGAAGAAGAGGTCAAGACAAAGAAACCCATTTTCAGAAGAGTCCAAGTTGTTTATTACCTCACTAGAAACGGCCATCTCGAACACCCTCACTTCATTGAAGTCATTTCTCCGGTTAACCAGCCTCTTCGGTTAAGAG ATGTGATGAACCGGCTTACAGTGCTGAGAGGGAAGTGCATGACATCACAATATGCCTGGTCATGTAAAAG GAGCTATAAAAATGGATTCGTGTGGAACGACTTAGCTGCAAACGATGTGATTTACCCATCGGACTGTGCTGAGTATGTGTTGAAAGGATCTGAAATCGCCG aCAAATTTCAAGAAGTACATGCATTGTCTGGTCCAATTCAAGAAGCTCCAAAAAGTCGACTTCTCAGGTCAAAACCCAAACCTCAAAACAGAACAACGTCGTTTGATGAGTCAGAGCTATACATCCGagcagagcaagaagaagaagaagaagaagaagaagaagacggagagtACGAACTTTACGAAGAGAAAACGAGTTATACATCTTCCACGACGCCTCAGTCTCGCTGTTCCCGAGGCGTTTCAACTGAGACAATCGAATCCACCGATCAAAAACAGAACTTGAGCAAGAAGACAGAACAAGATTCGCAAGCACGTACTGACTCGTCCGAGTTACCTCGTTCTAACCCGGTGTTGGAGCCGCGTCGTCGGCTCGACGTTTCGACGCGGTTCGAGGACGGAGATCCAGTGGAACCCGGATCGGGTCGTGCGTCGATTTGGCTGCAGATGATCTCGTGCGGGCACATCGCCACCAAGTACTACGCACCGGGTGTGATGAACCCGAGACAAAAGGAAGAGAGCCTTCGGAAAGGAGTTTTGTGCAAGAACATTGTGAAGAAGGCCGTCGTAGACGACGAACGTGAGATGATAAGGTTCATGTCGGAGAACCCAAGGTTCGGGAATCCTCAGGCGGAGGATAAAGAGTATTTCAGCGGGAGCATTGTCGAGTCGGTGAGTCAGGAACGTGTCACGGTTGAACCATCGCTGAAACGATCCAACTCGTTCAAAGAGGAAAG ATCAAAGATCGTCGAAATGGCTgatgaaacgaagaagaaagaagaaagatcgaTCGTGAAGGTGAAATGTATACCGAGAACGTGTTTAATGTCATCGTCGAAGCAAATcaagaagtaa